A window from Planktothrix sp. FACHB-1365 encodes these proteins:
- a CDS encoding antitoxin family protein, producing the protein MPQALKAIYRNGTFILKNPCNLPEGVEVELFVQSPQVIPPQITDIGTRQKFLKQLVERMQQNPIPSNSPRFTRNMLHERR; encoded by the coding sequence ATGCCTCAAGCTTTGAAAGCAATTTACCGGAATGGCACATTTATTCTGAAAAACCCCTGTAACTTGCCTGAAGGGGTTGAAGTTGAGCTTTTTGTGCAATCACCCCAAGTCATTCCACCCCAGATCACTGATATTGGCACTAGACAGAAGTTTCTAAAGCAACTTGTGGAGAGAATGCAACAAAACCCTATTCCTTCTAATTCCCCTCGGTTTACACGGAATATGTTGCATGAACGCCGTTGA
- a CDS encoding peptidoglycan-binding protein, which produces MQNDYQFRVKVHRYLPIASVFVIGLNLIPSAIAQTPTLSPVKIVVEVSRPVLQMGSRGKDVSELQATLKLLGYYQGAVDGIYSEATAKAVSEFQTFAGLTADGITDSTTWNRLFPPVTPTATSVTNNTVCPPPVVSNSTDTATAATTPDNPSFPILRLGMQGIAVTGLQERLKAKGFLKGGVDGVFGPETQLAVKAAQTEYKLKSDGVVGSETWMILLR; this is translated from the coding sequence ATGCAGAATGATTACCAGTTTCGGGTCAAGGTTCACCGTTATTTACCCATAGCGTCCGTATTTGTTATCGGGTTAAATTTGATACCATCAGCGATAGCCCAAACCCCGACTCTATCTCCGGTAAAAATTGTCGTCGAAGTCAGTCGTCCGGTATTGCAAATGGGGAGTCGGGGAAAGGACGTTTCTGAACTGCAAGCCACCCTAAAATTATTGGGATATTATCAGGGTGCTGTTGATGGCATTTATTCGGAAGCCACAGCAAAAGCCGTTTCTGAGTTTCAAACCTTCGCCGGGTTAACGGCTGATGGCATTACGGATAGTACAACCTGGAATCGTTTATTTCCCCCTGTAACCCCCACCGCCACATCAGTTACAAATAATACCGTTTGTCCGCCCCCTGTTGTCAGTAATTCTACGGATACAGCAACAGCAGCGACTACACCCGATAACCCTAGTTTTCCGATATTGCGTCTGGGAATGCAAGGAATAGCAGTCACAGGGTTACAAGAACGTTTGAAAGCGAAGGGATTTCTCAAAGGTGGTGTTGATGGGGTATTTGGCCCAGAAACCCAATTAGCCGTTAAAGCCGCCCAAACGGAATATAAACTCAAATCCGATGGTGTTGTTGGGTCGGAAACTTGGATGATTCTGTTACGTTAA
- a CDS encoding CFI-box-CTERM domain-containing protein — MSDIENMQIQRATQASNEVSRLMGRGEYYKGRGDNAQALNNYISALEAYAGYAEAKSEIISVSAVMGSSQGEVISSDTLFELFGLLQFIASCCKSDSIVRAYIDSRLVQIYQWLDQYEKFFDENTLQRYENIGNYVREIEPNVSKNKERLSTLKPIKEESDEALKIIRKALSKISYTKICPLYLEKSSGCFIATAAYSTPIHPDLDTFRTFRDEKLLTHWIGNKLVEMYYQLSPSVAEYINQKPRIKRFVRRQLESLATWMRNQGITKN, encoded by the coding sequence ATGTCAGATATTGAAAATATGCAGATACAAAGGGCTACACAAGCAAGCAATGAAGTCTCGCGATTAATGGGGAGAGGTGAGTATTACAAAGGGCGAGGAGATAATGCTCAAGCCCTGAATAACTATATTAGTGCTCTTGAAGCATATGCGGGCTATGCGGAAGCAAAATCCGAAATTATCTCAGTTTCTGCCGTTATGGGATCTTCCCAAGGCGAAGTTATATCGTCTGACACTTTATTTGAGTTATTTGGTTTGTTACAGTTTATTGCTTCGTGCTGCAAAAGTGATTCGATAGTCAGAGCATATATTGACTCTAGGCTTGTGCAGATTTACCAATGGCTTGACCAGTACGAAAAATTTTTTGATGAAAATACCTTACAAAGATATGAAAATATTGGGAATTATGTCAGAGAAATTGAACCCAATGTCAGTAAAAATAAAGAACGATTAAGCACTCTCAAGCCTATCAAAGAAGAATCAGATGAAGCACTCAAGATTATCAGAAAAGCATTGTCAAAAATATCCTATACAAAAATTTGCCCCTTATACTTAGAAAAGAGTAGCGGTTGCTTCATTGCAACAGCAGCTTATTCGACTCCAATACACCCTGACTTAGATACATTTCGTACTTTTAGAGATGAAAAATTGTTAACTCATTGGATAGGAAATAAATTGGTTGAAATGTACTATCAATTAAGTCCTAGTGTTGCTGAATATATCAACCAAAAACCCAGAATTAAGAGATTTGTTAGACGACAACTAGAAAGTTTAGCGACGTGGATGAGAAATCAAGGAATTACAAAAAATTAA
- a CDS encoding pitrilysin family protein: MTQTLIPSTTIRNVHRTVLDNGIVLLVTENPAADIIATRLFLRTGSRWEPQEKSGLSHLLATVLTKGTNQLSSLEIAEQIESVGAKLNADTSTDYFLISLKTVASDFQDILSLTGQLLRFPSFSEDEIELERRITIQGIRSQREQPFSVAFEQLRHQMYQHHPYALSTLGTETSVSQLSRDDLQDFHQTYFRPDNLIISIAGRITPEAAAEQIERVFGDWIAPQTPLPTLSLPTLTPHPQSAITHQETQQSVVMLGYLTSSVNHEDYSALKVLNTYLGNGLSSRLFVELREKRGLAYDVSAFFPTRLDQSQFVVYMGTAPENTDIAIEGLRTEVERLVNIPLTADDLQVAKNKLLGQYALGKQTNSQLAQIYGWYECLRLGIEFDTEFQANIAGVTSAETLRVANHYFIEPYVSVVGPEAFVGSQS; encoded by the coding sequence GTGACCCAAACTTTAATTCCATCCACCACCATTCGTAATGTCCATCGCACCGTTCTCGATAACGGAATTGTGCTGCTTGTCACCGAAAATCCGGCGGCTGATATTATTGCAACTCGTTTATTTTTACGAACGGGAAGTCGCTGGGAACCCCAGGAAAAATCAGGACTTTCCCATCTATTAGCCACTGTATTAACCAAAGGAACCAACCAACTTTCCTCCCTCGAAATTGCCGAACAAATTGAATCCGTTGGGGCCAAATTAAATGCAGACACGTCAACGGATTATTTTTTAATCAGTCTAAAAACTGTTGCTTCCGATTTTCAAGATATTTTAAGTTTAACAGGCCAATTATTACGGTTTCCCTCTTTTTCCGAAGACGAAATCGAACTCGAACGCCGCATCACCATTCAGGGAATTCGCTCTCAACGGGAACAACCCTTTTCTGTCGCCTTTGAACAACTGCGACACCAGATGTACCAACATCACCCCTATGCTTTATCCACCCTGGGAACCGAAACCAGCGTTTCCCAACTCAGCCGCGATGACCTCCAAGACTTCCATCAAACCTATTTTCGTCCTGATAATTTAATTATCTCCATCGCCGGACGCATTACCCCCGAAGCCGCAGCAGAACAAATTGAACGAGTATTTGGGGACTGGATAGCACCTCAAACTCCTTTACCGACATTATCCTTACCCACCTTAACCCCCCATCCCCAAAGCGCCATTACCCACCAAGAAACGCAACAATCTGTTGTCATGTTGGGCTATTTAACCAGTTCGGTCAATCATGAAGACTATTCTGCCTTAAAAGTCTTAAATACCTATCTCGGAAACGGGTTATCGAGTCGATTATTTGTGGAATTGCGGGAAAAACGAGGATTAGCTTACGATGTATCCGCCTTTTTCCCCACTCGCCTCGACCAGTCTCAGTTTGTCGTGTACATGGGAACCGCACCGGAAAATACCGATATTGCCATTGAGGGGTTACGCACGGAAGTTGAACGTCTCGTCAATATTCCCCTGACGGCTGATGACCTGCAAGTGGCTAAAAATAAACTCTTGGGTCAATATGCTTTAGGAAAACAAACTAACTCCCAACTGGCGCAAATCTATGGCTGGTACGAATGTTTAAGGTTAGGGATAGAATTTGATACGGAATTTCAGGCTAATATTGCGGGGGTGACTTCAGCAGAAACGCTGCGAGTCGCAAACCACTATTTTATTGAACCTTATGTTTCCGTCGTTGGCCCAGAAGCCTTTGTGGGTTCCCAGTCCTAG
- a CDS encoding NB-ARC domain-containing protein, whose translation MEIQEALKWTDDLIFAKTGKHLDSLQRAILEGTWEFRGYKDIADNYHCSPDHVRKMASELWELLSDLFGEDVKKKNVRSLVENKVFSYFNNGVQIGNHINVCSDLYNNPKTTKERSHSSSNESQPRHDLSEAPEYNNCLYNRTDELTTLKQWILTENSRIVTITGLSGIGKTTLARQLVEQIRDNFDCILWRTHRKFPTLNALKTNLIEFFSPTHKSENPSIINDVDSGYSILDDLRSHRCLIILDDFQDTLTPRQFVGNYLPEYENYGKLLTEIGRAPHNSCLLLLSWEQPIEIANLETENRYCKTLQLQGLGQAATQLLAERKLTDQQKWPELIQRYSGNPLWLNIIASTIKDLFNDRVEQFLSYKTLFLGDIEPLIKQHYQRLSEAEQLLMLWLANQDQTVNILSKPIEFSSDTDFLRAIQSLKKRGLIQQARNNKESYWSLEPVIKEYVKTQSSSHSKR comes from the coding sequence ATGGAGATTCAAGAAGCCTTGAAGTGGACGGATGACCTGATTTTTGCCAAGACAGGAAAGCATCTGGACTCACTGCAACGGGCTATTTTGGAGGGTACATGGGAATTTCGAGGATACAAGGATATCGCTGATAACTATCACTGTAGTCCTGATCATGTTAGGAAAATGGCATCAGAATTATGGGAACTTCTCTCTGATCTGTTTGGAGAAGATGTAAAAAAAAAGAATGTTCGGTCTCTAGTCGAAAATAAAGTATTTTCTTATTTTAATAATGGAGTGCAAATTGGTAATCACATAAATGTCTGTAGCGATTTATATAATAATCCCAAAACCACAAAAGAACGATCACACTCCTCTAGCAACGAATCTCAACCCCGCCACGACCTCAGCGAAGCCCCAGAATACAATAATTGCCTCTATAATCGCACGGACGAACTCACCACCCTCAAACAATGGATACTCACAGAAAATAGCCGTATCGTCACCATCACCGGATTATCGGGTATCGGTAAAACAACCCTAGCGAGACAACTGGTAGAACAAATCAGAGATAACTTTGATTGCATTCTGTGGCGAACTCATCGCAAATTTCCGACTCTCAACGCCCTCAAAACCAACCTCATCGAGTTTTTCTCCCCAACTCACAAGAGCGAAAATCCATCAATTATTAACGATGTAGATTCCGGCTATTCTATCCTAGACGATTTGCGATCGCACCGTTGCTTAATCATTCTCGACGATTTCCAAGACACCTTAACCCCCCGTCAATTCGTCGGAAATTATCTCCCAGAATATGAAAATTATGGTAAACTGTTAACTGAAATTGGCAGAGCTCCCCATAATAGTTGTCTCCTGCTCCTCAGTTGGGAACAACCTATTGAAATTGCCAACTTAGAAACCGAAAACCGCTATTGTAAAACCCTACAACTCCAAGGTTTAGGTCAAGCTGCAACCCAACTTCTCGCTGAGAGAAAACTCACAGATCAGCAGAAATGGCCAGAACTGATTCAACGTTATAGCGGCAACCCCCTGTGGTTAAATATTATTGCTTCTACGATCAAAGATTTATTTAATGACCGTGTTGAGCAATTTTTATCCTATAAAACTCTATTTTTAGGAGATATAGAACCTTTAATAAAACAACATTATCAACGGTTATCCGAAGCTGAACAACTTCTGATGTTGTGGTTAGCGAACCAAGATCAAACAGTCAATATTTTGAGTAAACCCATAGAATTTTCATCTGATACCGATTTTTTAAGAGCAATTCAATCTTTGAAAAAACGGGGTTTAATTCAACAAGCTAGAAATAATAAAGAATCTTATTGGAGTCTTGAACCTGTGATTAAAGAATATGTGAAAACCCAATCTTCAAGTCATAGTAAACGTTAA
- the secG gene encoding preprotein translocase subunit SecG encodes MITQVLQAIWSLSALGIIILVLLHSPKGDGIGGIGGQAQLFTSAKSAETTLNRITWMLAIIFMGITVILSAGWIK; translated from the coding sequence ATGATTACTCAAGTCTTACAAGCCATTTGGTCTTTATCTGCTCTAGGTATTATTATTTTAGTCTTACTCCACAGTCCCAAAGGAGATGGAATTGGCGGTATTGGTGGACAAGCTCAACTCTTTACTAGCGCTAAAAGTGCTGAAACTACTTTAAATCGAATTACTTGGATGTTAGCCATTATTTTTATGGGAATTACTGTTATTTTAAGCGCAGGTTGGATTAAATAA
- the mnmA gene encoding tRNA 2-thiouridine(34) synthase MnmA, with amino-acid sequence MSKVVVGLSGGVDSSAAAALLHNQGYEVVGLTLWLMKGKGQCCSEGMVDAASICEQLGIPHHIVDSRELFQTYIVDYLVDGYRDGITPLPCSQCNRAVKFGPMLNYAREQLGIDRIATGHYARINYDETGDRYQLKRAVDSNKDQSYFLYDLTQDLLAGTLFPLGEVLKTETRKIASEYNLKTADKPESQDLCLVEASGSMQAFLDKYITGKKGDIVDTTGKVLGHHEGIHHYTIGQRKGLGISAPNPLYVVGIDAGRNQVIVGDRDSAVQTECLIKRVNWVSISPPDTPIRAEVQIRYRSQPQPVTVVPLNSPEAEEIDPKIGSCVKLIFDEPIFGITPGQAAVWYDGDLVLGGGIIEQQK; translated from the coding sequence ATGAGCAAAGTTGTTGTTGGTCTTTCCGGTGGAGTCGATAGTTCCGCCGCCGCCGCCTTGTTACACAACCAAGGCTATGAGGTGGTGGGGTTAACCCTGTGGTTAATGAAGGGAAAAGGACAATGCTGTTCTGAAGGAATGGTGGATGCGGCATCTATTTGTGAACAATTAGGAATTCCTCATCATATTGTTGATAGTCGAGAGTTATTTCAAACCTATATTGTAGACTATCTGGTGGATGGATATCGAGACGGAATTACACCCTTACCTTGTTCTCAATGTAACCGCGCGGTGAAATTTGGGCCGATGTTAAATTATGCCCGGGAACAGTTAGGAATTGATCGGATTGCAACGGGTCATTATGCTAGAATTAACTATGATGAAACTGGCGATCGCTATCAACTAAAACGAGCCGTAGACTCCAATAAAGATCAGTCTTATTTTTTATACGACTTAACTCAAGATTTACTTGCTGGAACTCTATTTCCCTTGGGAGAAGTCCTCAAAACCGAAACCCGTAAAATTGCCAGTGAATATAACTTAAAAACCGCCGATAAACCTGAAAGCCAAGATTTATGTTTAGTGGAAGCCAGTGGTTCCATGCAAGCCTTTTTAGATAAATATATTACTGGGAAAAAAGGCGATATTGTTGATACAACGGGGAAAGTTTTAGGACACCATGAAGGGATTCATCATTATACCATTGGACAACGAAAAGGATTAGGAATTTCTGCCCCCAATCCGTTATATGTTGTCGGAATTGATGCGGGTCGAAATCAAGTGATTGTTGGGGATAGAGACAGTGCGGTACAAACAGAATGTCTGATTAAACGAGTCAATTGGGTGTCGATTTCTCCACCCGATACCCCCATTCGCGCCGAAGTACAAATTCGTTATCGGTCGCAACCGCAACCCGTTACCGTTGTTCCCCTTAATTCCCCAGAAGCAGAAGAAATTGATCCGAAAATAGGGTCTTGCGTTAAACTAATTTTTGATGAACCTATTTTTGGGATTACTCCAGGTCAAGCTGCGGTTTGGTATGACGGAGATTTAGTTTTAGGAGGGGGAATTATTGAACAGCAAAAATGA
- a CDS encoding matrixin family metalloprotease, producing the protein MAIRTKYKRVIYAISGIGTAIIIVLTLLISQVSTIATDDKIPFKPHPLPERLANWNDLNNKGDYFDQIEPANFGYLVFSKFPIKVYIENVDSNPQWKETVSAAILKWDNYLPLNLVEQPQDADIEIIRKNPPLDPQKKRASSAETRYQVSIKNTPEGFPYLSHHFTIWLSPTQTGQYIEAAVLHEFGHALGIWGHSPEQTDVMYFSQVREPPPISVRDINTLKRIYQQPTRLGWPVLIAPKT; encoded by the coding sequence ATGGCTATTAGGACAAAATATAAGCGTGTCATCTATGCCATAAGCGGAATAGGGACTGCTATAATCATAGTTCTGACCCTTTTAATCAGCCAAGTTTCAACTATTGCGACTGACGATAAAATTCCGTTTAAACCTCATCCATTACCAGAACGTTTAGCAAATTGGAACGATTTAAACAATAAAGGTGATTATTTTGATCAAATTGAACCCGCTAATTTTGGTTATTTAGTTTTTTCAAAATTTCCGATTAAAGTTTATATTGAGAATGTTGATTCTAATCCCCAGTGGAAAGAAACGGTTTCAGCCGCTATTTTAAAATGGGATAATTATTTACCTTTAAATTTAGTTGAACAACCGCAAGATGCAGATATTGAAATTATTAGAAAAAATCCTCCCCTAGACCCTCAGAAAAAACGAGCAAGTTCCGCAGAAACCCGCTATCAAGTTTCTATTAAAAATACTCCTGAAGGATTTCCCTATTTATCCCATCACTTCACAATTTGGTTAAGTCCCACCCAAACCGGACAATATATTGAAGCCGCCGTCCTTCATGAATTTGGTCATGCGTTGGGAATTTGGGGTCATAGTCCCGAACAAACAGACGTGATGTATTTTTCCCAAGTTCGAGAACCTCCGCCAATTTCCGTTAGAGATATTAATACTTTAAAACGAATTTATCAACAACCCACTCGTTTAGGATGGCCTGTATTAATCGCTCCCAAGACTTAA
- the gpmI gene encoding 2,3-bisphosphoglycerate-independent phosphoglycerate mutase — translation MAPKSVSPVVLIILDGWGYREQTDGNAIAVANTPVMDSLWTAYPRTLIRTSGKAVGLPQGQMGNSEVGHLNIGAGRVVPQELVRISDAVEDGTIQNNPALLQVCQDVLERNSKLHLMGLCSDGGVHSHIDHLIGLLHLAKAKNIREVCIHAIMDGRDTNPKDGIKYIKQLQEQIDAIGMGRIVTISGRYYAMDRDKRWDRVKQAYDIMTTDGEGNGLSAVDLMLLSYAEGINDEFVVPSRIASGAVEAGDGVIFFNFRPDRARELTQAFVDPNFSGFERSYIEPLSFVTFTQYDPHFPVLVAFEPQNLNNILGQVIAEHGLQQLRTAETEKYAHVTYFFNGGLEEPFPGEDRELIPSPSVATYDLQPEMSAAEVTDVAIEGIEKGIYSLIVINYANPDMVGHTGMMDAAVKAIETVDHCLGFLLESISKAGGTAIIIADHGNAEYMSDAEGNPWTAHTTNPVPFILIEGEKRKIPGYGTDVPLRTDGCLADIAPTILQILGIPQPPEMTGRSMIESAAYEVRENRTPIRMRL, via the coding sequence ATGGCACCAAAGTCTGTATCTCCCGTTGTACTGATCATTTTAGACGGATGGGGTTATCGTGAACAAACCGACGGAAATGCCATCGCCGTTGCAAATACTCCTGTGATGGATAGTCTATGGACAGCTTATCCGAGAACCTTAATTCGCACCTCTGGGAAGGCGGTGGGTTTACCCCAGGGTCAAATGGGAAATTCAGAAGTCGGTCATTTGAATATTGGTGCGGGGCGAGTTGTTCCTCAAGAGTTAGTGAGAATTTCCGATGCGGTGGAGGATGGCACGATTCAAAATAACCCCGCACTGTTACAAGTTTGTCAAGATGTTTTAGAGAGAAATAGTAAATTACACTTGATGGGTTTGTGTTCCGATGGCGGTGTTCACTCCCATATCGACCATTTAATCGGACTTTTACACTTAGCAAAAGCCAAAAATATTAGAGAGGTTTGCATTCATGCCATCATGGATGGTCGTGATACCAATCCTAAAGATGGGATTAAATATATTAAGCAACTTCAAGAACAAATTGATGCTATTGGTATGGGTCGCATTGTAACAATTAGTGGTCGTTATTATGCAATGGATCGAGATAAACGCTGGGATCGAGTTAAACAAGCTTATGATATTATGACCACCGATGGCGAAGGCAATGGATTATCGGCGGTTGATCTAATGTTATTGTCCTACGCTGAAGGCATTAACGATGAGTTTGTGGTTCCTTCTCGCATCGCATCAGGGGCGGTGGAAGCCGGAGATGGGGTAATTTTCTTTAATTTTCGTCCTGACCGCGCGAGAGAGTTAACTCAAGCCTTTGTTGACCCTAATTTTTCTGGATTTGAACGTTCTTATATTGAACCCCTGAGCTTTGTCACGTTTACCCAATATGACCCCCATTTCCCTGTATTAGTTGCCTTTGAACCTCAAAATCTCAATAATATTCTCGGACAAGTCATCGCCGAACACGGGTTACAACAATTGCGAACCGCAGAAACAGAAAAATATGCTCACGTCACCTATTTTTTTAATGGCGGTTTAGAAGAACCTTTTCCTGGGGAAGACCGAGAATTAATTCCCAGTCCCTCCGTTGCTACTTATGATTTACAACCGGAAATGTCGGCGGCTGAAGTCACGGATGTGGCGATTGAAGGAATTGAAAAGGGGATTTACTCGCTCATTGTAATTAATTATGCAAATCCTGATATGGTCGGACATACGGGGATGATGGACGCGGCGGTAAAAGCCATTGAAACCGTTGATCACTGTTTAGGGTTTTTGTTAGAAAGTATTAGTAAAGCTGGAGGAACAGCGATTATTATTGCTGATCATGGTAACGCTGAATATATGTCCGATGCTGAGGGAAATCCTTGGACAGCCCACACAACGAACCCCGTTCCCTTTATCCTAATAGAAGGGGAAAAACGCAAAATACCGGGTTATGGAACTGATGTTCCCTTACGGACAGATGGCTGTTTAGCGGATATCGCCCCCACGATTTTGCAGATTTTGGGGATTCCCCAACCCCCGGAAATGACAGGTCGTTCTATGATTGAATCGGCGGCCTATGAGGTTCGAGAAAATCGAACACCAATACGGATGCGACTATAA
- a CDS encoding type II toxin-antitoxin system VapC family toxin, whose product MGISYLLDTHILLWWLFNDPKLNKECRDIISHPNHNILVSSVSAWEIATKYRIGKLPEAKFLVEHYQDILHQAKFNELTITVAHALRAGNLPILHRDPFDRMLMAQAELEKLPIITYDQAFHTGLIEVIPSPN is encoded by the coding sequence ATGGGAATAAGCTACCTCCTTGACACTCATATTCTTCTTTGGTGGCTTTTTAATGATCCCAAACTTAACAAAGAATGCCGAGATATCATTAGCCATCCGAACCATAATATTTTAGTTAGCAGTGTTTCCGCTTGGGAAATTGCTACAAAATACCGTATTGGAAAACTTCCTGAAGCTAAATTTCTGGTTGAGCATTATCAGGACATATTACACCAAGCCAAGTTCAACGAACTTACGATCACGGTCGCTCATGCTCTGAGAGCCGGAAACTTACCTATTTTACACCGAGATCCGTTTGACCGGATGCTGATGGCTCAAGCTGAACTGGAAAAACTGCCTATTATTACTTACGATCAAGCTTTCCACACTGGGTTAATTGAGGTAATTCCCTCTCCCAATTAA
- a CDS encoding type II toxin-antitoxin system HicB family antitoxin, translating to MYIAECPEVGTVDQGATLEEAIANLKEATRLYLEECPLVEISSSNSR from the coding sequence ATGTACATAGCCGAGTGTCCAGAAGTAGGAACAGTTGACCAAGGCGCAACCCTCGAAGAAGCGATCGCTAATCTTAAAGAAGCGACAAGACTCTATCTTGAAGAATGTCCTTTAGTAGAAATAAGCTCAAGTAACAGCAGATGA